One region of Sulfuriroseicoccus oceanibius genomic DNA includes:
- a CDS encoding PA14 domain-containing protein, giving the protein MNARLLVVGALGAWMMPVAADEVAGMWYERWDGVMGRGSLLEFQQSGISRGGAMLSGGMPMAQWFGAEGQGYGVRVRGVLTVPITGDYTFFVAGRENVALWLSSDGTPFEKRRIGYTTKPTGVMKWGESESQRSEVVRLDAGQRYFIEAQMVDAAGGGHLEVGWAYEEPREFEVVGVGTALVDDVVTVDRAVKMRVEGGDIWGTADDFGFASREMVGDGEIVACVGEIEQAAAWAKMGLMLRGTTDTASPHAMVAVTGANGTVFQRRREQGAESVHTGVAVSYPWLKLVRRGDEIAAYGSVDQKAWREIGRDTIPGLPDAVRVGVAGTNNNGENALAVDVSGIEVRPAFARQVIPRDHLALWEGSELDGDDDGLPDAWEVANGLDPLSAIGVDGEYGDPDLDGRNNGDEYRDGSDPLAAEATPGGLTLERWEGLPGQRLEELTAVRERFLREPTERAQGAQVNARSHGDDYGTRYRGTLSVPLEGEYEFWIAGDDEVELWLADGTVVVDGVEQTGHSGKRRIAWVRDEYLERNFTEDEDFERYPNQYSGRIHLKPGRDYYIEVLHKQGRGPDHVALAWRTPGGARELVPADVLWSYIGSEQDADDDFLPDAWELEHGLSPNDNGLSDVKDGERGDADGDGLTNLQEYQLGTNPMESDTDGDSLSDSDEIDFYGSDPLVSDAVAATRYAEIDLTSEVDSDGLWKVMDDGTLQAYPRRGWIDYPVEIRAGDEGVYELRIRGGVSGQIRSVEELPLVISLDDEEIGREVMRCVDGEGEVVRVLTPWLEAGVYTVRLRNTNYRADVMMRLDGIGVYQVGGVDLDGDGKADWMKDELAVANRITSVAGTSYVSPAFVEGITSHLGNARMLKLVGDDVEVVSLERGVDGGFYTMVDLVAQRPVNVDVSFLNGALHEQHQIEWVPLNVIETPSITVAKGDALMLSAWLPGHSEGGWFSMTRNGSVLTTADGIGLHVSGVPLIERFDSVGKYEYAVTWAAEGGTASVNGALTVNVVDADFGDGIDVQAWQRESWVLEGMRGLELDPDDALVWYEESSSDSGPRRFVVDIYEVGTRYVVARIPETGRIVGRGEVRGFYVANEQETADAQLFHVGADGTRSYRFTLVADGLPDGYEIHLKSYYQGTVFEDGGNHWVLTNKDFNSIGVVDVIMQTGPDGDGRLCHTVRVVAPGE; this is encoded by the coding sequence ATGAATGCGAGATTGTTGGTTGTTGGAGCGCTTGGGGCATGGATGATGCCCGTGGCTGCTGATGAAGTTGCCGGGATGTGGTATGAACGCTGGGATGGCGTGATGGGGCGGGGTTCGCTGTTGGAGTTTCAGCAGTCGGGAATCAGTCGAGGCGGAGCGATGTTGAGTGGAGGGATGCCAATGGCGCAGTGGTTTGGCGCGGAGGGCCAAGGGTACGGTGTGAGGGTGCGCGGTGTGTTGACGGTGCCAATAACGGGTGACTACACGTTTTTTGTCGCGGGGCGGGAGAACGTGGCGTTGTGGCTGTCTTCGGATGGGACGCCTTTCGAAAAACGGCGGATCGGGTATACGACCAAGCCCACGGGCGTCATGAAATGGGGGGAGTCCGAGTCGCAGCGAAGTGAGGTGGTGCGATTGGATGCTGGCCAGCGGTATTTTATCGAGGCGCAAATGGTGGACGCAGCCGGTGGCGGGCATTTGGAGGTCGGCTGGGCGTATGAGGAGCCTCGGGAGTTTGAGGTCGTGGGGGTTGGTACTGCTTTGGTCGATGATGTAGTGACGGTCGACCGGGCGGTAAAGATGCGTGTTGAGGGGGGAGATATCTGGGGGACTGCGGATGATTTTGGGTTTGCATCGCGAGAGATGGTTGGGGATGGAGAGATCGTGGCATGTGTCGGTGAGATCGAGCAGGCTGCGGCGTGGGCGAAGATGGGTTTGATGCTCAGGGGCACGACGGATACGGCGAGCCCTCATGCGATGGTGGCAGTTACAGGGGCGAATGGGACCGTTTTCCAGCGGCGGCGTGAGCAGGGTGCGGAATCCGTGCACACGGGAGTGGCTGTAAGTTATCCGTGGTTGAAGTTAGTGCGGCGAGGTGACGAGATCGCTGCTTACGGATCGGTTGATCAGAAGGCGTGGCGTGAGATTGGGCGGGACACGATTCCAGGCTTGCCTGATGCGGTGCGTGTCGGAGTGGCGGGTACGAACAACAACGGGGAAAATGCATTAGCGGTGGATGTGAGCGGAATCGAGGTGCGGCCGGCATTTGCTCGGCAGGTGATTCCTCGTGATCATCTGGCGTTGTGGGAGGGGAGCGAACTTGACGGCGACGACGACGGCTTGCCGGATGCGTGGGAGGTAGCGAACGGATTAGATCCTCTGAGCGCGATTGGGGTGGATGGCGAGTATGGCGACCCTGATCTGGATGGCCGGAATAACGGCGATGAGTACCGTGATGGATCGGATCCATTGGCGGCCGAGGCGACACCAGGTGGCTTGACGCTCGAGCGTTGGGAAGGGCTGCCGGGGCAGCGGCTCGAGGAGCTCACGGCGGTGCGTGAACGCTTTTTGCGTGAGCCTACCGAACGAGCTCAGGGAGCTCAGGTGAACGCACGAAGTCACGGGGATGACTACGGGACGCGGTATCGGGGGACGCTTTCGGTGCCGCTGGAAGGGGAGTATGAATTTTGGATCGCTGGCGACGATGAGGTCGAGCTTTGGCTCGCGGATGGGACGGTGGTGGTCGATGGCGTCGAGCAAACCGGGCACTCTGGAAAGAGACGTATTGCGTGGGTTCGGGATGAGTATCTTGAGCGCAACTTTACCGAAGACGAGGACTTTGAGCGCTATCCCAATCAGTACAGTGGGCGGATTCACCTGAAGCCGGGCAGAGACTACTATATCGAAGTGCTCCACAAACAGGGAAGGGGACCGGATCATGTCGCGTTGGCATGGCGGACGCCTGGTGGAGCCCGAGAGCTGGTGCCGGCAGATGTTTTGTGGAGCTATATCGGCTCTGAGCAGGATGCGGATGACGACTTTCTGCCCGATGCTTGGGAGCTGGAGCATGGGCTGAGCCCTAACGACAACGGATTGTCCGATGTGAAAGACGGTGAGCGAGGGGATGCCGATGGTGATGGTTTGACCAACCTGCAGGAGTATCAATTGGGCACCAATCCTATGGAATCGGACACCGATGGGGATTCGTTGTCTGATAGTGATGAGATCGACTTTTATGGTAGCGATCCACTGGTCAGTGATGCGGTTGCCGCGACTCGTTATGCCGAGATTGACCTGACTTCTGAGGTCGATTCGGATGGTCTGTGGAAGGTGATGGATGATGGGACGCTGCAAGCGTATCCGCGACGCGGTTGGATTGACTATCCGGTCGAGATTCGAGCTGGGGATGAGGGCGTTTACGAACTGCGTATTCGGGGGGGAGTTTCCGGTCAGATCCGCAGTGTGGAAGAATTGCCATTGGTGATTTCACTGGATGACGAGGAGATCGGGCGTGAGGTGATGCGTTGTGTGGACGGTGAGGGCGAGGTGGTGCGGGTTCTCACGCCGTGGCTGGAGGCGGGTGTCTATACCGTGCGGCTCCGCAACACCAATTACCGCGCGGATGTGATGATGCGCTTGGATGGCATCGGTGTTTATCAGGTCGGCGGAGTGGATCTGGATGGAGATGGCAAGGCGGATTGGATGAAGGATGAACTTGCAGTGGCCAATCGGATCACATCAGTGGCAGGCACGAGCTATGTGTCTCCTGCGTTTGTGGAGGGGATTACCAGTCACCTCGGAAATGCCAGGATGCTCAAGTTGGTAGGGGACGATGTGGAGGTGGTCTCGTTGGAGCGAGGCGTGGATGGTGGGTTTTATACAATGGTGGACCTGGTAGCGCAGCGCCCGGTTAATGTGGATGTGAGTTTCCTGAATGGGGCGCTTCACGAGCAGCATCAGATTGAGTGGGTGCCGTTGAATGTGATCGAGACTCCCTCAATCACGGTGGCAAAGGGTGATGCGTTGATGTTATCCGCGTGGTTACCCGGGCATTCGGAGGGCGGGTGGTTCAGCATGACCCGCAATGGGAGCGTGTTGACAACTGCCGATGGGATTGGTCTTCATGTCTCCGGGGTGCCGTTGATCGAGCGCTTCGATTCGGTTGGGAAGTATGAGTATGCGGTGACGTGGGCTGCCGAAGGCGGAACGGCGTCGGTGAATGGGGCGCTCACGGTCAATGTGGTGGACGCCGATTTTGGCGACGGGATCGATGTCCAGGCGTGGCAACGCGAGTCGTGGGTGTTGGAGGGGATGCGTGGCTTGGAGTTGGATCCGGATGATGCACTGGTTTGGTACGAGGAATCGTCATCCGACTCTGGGCCCCGGAGGTTTGTAGTGGATATCTATGAGGTGGGAACGCGTTACGTTGTGGCTCGAATTCCTGAGACGGGCCGTATTGTCGGGCGCGGCGAGGTGCGTGGGTTCTACGTTGCCAACGAGCAGGAGACTGCTGATGCCCAGTTGTTCCATGTGGGAGCCGACGGGACGCGAAGCTATAGATTTACTTTGGTGGCGGATGGCCTGCCCGACGGCTATGAGATTCACTTGAAGAGCTACTATCAGGGGACGGTATTCGAGGATGGAGGCAACCACTGGGTGCTGACCAATAAGGACTTCAATTCGATAGGGGTGGTGGACGTGATCATGCAAACCGGTCCCGATGGAGACGGACGTTTGTGCCATACGGTGCGAGTCGTGGCACCAGGAGAGTAG